A section of the Candidatus Baltobacteraceae bacterium genome encodes:
- a CDS encoding NAD(P)-dependent oxidoreductase, which yields MKVLLTGSAGFIAGYLVNELLEAGHEVVGLDNFSKYGEVSRTYDAHPRYRFVRGDAKDVELLKDLCRDCDVMIASAAKIGGISYFHELAYDLIAENERIVAAEFDAAIWAHREHRLSRIVVISSSMVFESATDFPTPEGAQFTSPPPLSTYGFQKLACEYFAKGAWEQYQLPYTICRPFNCVGIGEGRAIGDVAVTSGNVSLAMSHVLPDLVLKVVKGQDPLRLFGDGGQIRHYTYGGDLARGIRVCMESDKSVNEDFNLSTAVGHTVLQLAELVWNAIRPGVPFRYESDAPFKYDVQKRVPDVRKARDVLGFEATTPIASVLDEVIPWIREQIRLGAM from the coding sequence TTGAAAGTCCTCCTCACCGGCTCGGCCGGATTCATCGCCGGATATTTGGTCAACGAGCTGCTCGAAGCCGGTCACGAAGTCGTCGGGCTGGATAACTTCTCCAAGTACGGTGAAGTCAGCCGCACCTACGACGCTCATCCCCGCTACCGTTTCGTGCGCGGCGACGCGAAAGACGTGGAGCTTCTCAAGGATCTCTGCCGGGATTGCGACGTCATGATCGCGTCGGCCGCAAAGATCGGCGGCATCAGCTACTTTCACGAGCTCGCTTACGATTTGATCGCCGAAAACGAGCGTATCGTCGCCGCCGAGTTCGACGCCGCGATTTGGGCGCACCGCGAGCATCGCCTGTCGCGGATCGTCGTGATCTCTTCGTCGATGGTCTTCGAGTCGGCCACCGATTTTCCGACGCCCGAGGGAGCGCAGTTCACGTCACCGCCCCCGCTTTCGACGTATGGATTTCAGAAGCTCGCGTGCGAGTACTTTGCCAAAGGCGCCTGGGAACAATACCAGCTCCCGTATACGATTTGCCGTCCGTTCAACTGCGTCGGTATCGGCGAGGGGCGAGCGATCGGCGACGTTGCGGTGACGTCGGGCAACGTCTCCTTGGCGATGAGTCACGTTCTGCCCGACCTGGTCCTCAAGGTAGTGAAGGGTCAAGATCCATTGCGCCTGTTTGGAGACGGCGGCCAAATCCGGCACTACACGTACGGCGGCGATTTGGCGCGCGGGATTCGCGTCTGCATGGAAAGCGATAAGTCGGTAAACGAGGACTTCAATCTATCGACGGCGGTAGGACACACGGTCTTACAGCTCGCCGAGCTGGTTTGGAACGCGATTCGACCAGGCGTTCCGTTTCGCTACGAGAGCGATGCGCCGTTTAAGTACGACGTGCAAAAACGCGTTCCCGACGTTCGAAAAGCGCGCGACGTTTTAGGTTTTGAGGCGACGACGCCCATAGCGTCGGTTCTAGACGAGGTCATTCCGTGGATTCGAGAGCAGATTCGCCTGGGCGCGATGTAG
- a CDS encoding S41 family peptidase — MKRLYSLVIAGAFAGMLVQLPASAAASAHLSSVEAGEISTSYTHLTTEFYQKVDAQVVLDSVRNQLLLAMRTAGVKRASLPQAHSTEVGDANVRTIEHEVEDATQESHGKFTVAQLSYVALDGMMRAVKDRYTVFLTPKEFAGLNQDLDGGDFGGTGIVIQVDDQTKQILVENVVPNGPADKAGIQQDDLITTIDGSPTKGMTVQQASTKLRGKEGTNVTLGVTREGASVTPITITRAKIHQLSVYEKMLPGKIGYVDVTVFGRDTGTELETALDRLQQEGARALVLDLRDNGGGYLEAAVAVSSKFIPSGPIVSVESRASNITTLEADDTAIPPVPLAVLVNGYTASASEITSGAIQDSGVGTIVGTKTFGKGVVQTIYPMPDGSAIKITTARYLTPRNRDINHLGITPDVVVAENKHPQFGTPAKDDQLTQAVQLLDQKLAKLGDQDTPTQ; from the coding sequence ATGAAACGCCTGTATTCGCTTGTCATTGCCGGCGCGTTCGCCGGAATGCTCGTTCAGCTGCCCGCTTCGGCCGCGGCATCCGCTCATTTGTCGTCGGTTGAGGCCGGCGAAATTTCGACCAGCTACACGCACCTGACGACCGAGTTCTATCAAAAGGTCGACGCTCAGGTCGTGCTCGACTCCGTGCGCAATCAGCTGCTGCTCGCTATGCGTACCGCGGGCGTAAAACGCGCCTCGCTGCCGCAGGCGCATTCGACCGAAGTCGGCGACGCAAACGTCCGCACGATCGAGCACGAGGTCGAGGATGCGACTCAAGAGTCGCACGGAAAGTTCACGGTCGCGCAGCTCAGTTACGTCGCACTCGACGGCATGATGCGTGCGGTCAAGGACCGGTACACCGTCTTCTTGACGCCTAAGGAGTTCGCCGGGCTCAACCAAGATCTCGACGGCGGCGATTTCGGCGGCACGGGCATCGTTATCCAGGTCGACGATCAAACCAAACAGATTCTCGTCGAGAACGTGGTTCCCAACGGGCCGGCCGATAAAGCCGGCATCCAGCAAGACGATCTCATCACCACGATCGACGGCAGCCCGACCAAAGGCATGACCGTGCAGCAAGCCAGCACGAAGCTGCGCGGCAAAGAAGGCACGAACGTTACGCTCGGCGTCACGCGCGAAGGCGCGTCGGTAACGCCGATAACGATTACGCGCGCGAAGATTCACCAGCTCAGCGTCTATGAAAAGATGCTGCCGGGCAAGATCGGCTACGTCGACGTAACGGTCTTCGGACGCGACACCGGAACCGAACTCGAAACCGCGCTCGACCGTCTGCAGCAAGAGGGCGCGCGCGCGCTCGTGCTCGACCTGCGCGACAACGGGGGCGGCTATCTCGAAGCCGCGGTGGCCGTGAGCTCGAAGTTCATTCCGAGCGGTCCGATAGTATCGGTCGAGTCCCGCGCCTCGAACATCACGACGCTCGAAGCCGACGACACGGCGATTCCGCCGGTGCCGCTGGCGGTGCTGGTCAACGGCTACACCGCGTCGGCGTCCGAGATCACGTCGGGAGCGATTCAGGACAGCGGCGTCGGCACGATCGTCGGCACGAAGACCTTCGGCAAGGGCGTCGTTCAGACGATCTATCCGATGCCCGACGGATCGGCGATCAAGATCACGACGGCGCGTTACCTCACGCCGCGTAACCGGGACATCAATCACCTCGGCATTACGCCCGACGTCGTCGTCGCCGAAAACAAGCATCCGCAGTTCGGAACGCCCGCGAAGGACGATCAGCTCACGCAAGCGGTGCAGCTGCTCGACCAGAAGTTGGCAAAGCTCGGCGATCAGGATACGCCGACCCAGTAG
- a CDS encoding transaldolase: MKAEDLRVKIFADGADKAGMLEMYRNPLVKGFTTNPTLMRKAGVKDFEAFARDVLDAIPDRPISFEVFSDDFDEMERQARTIARWGSNVYVKIPVTDTRAGSSVPLVRKLAAAGIKLNVTALMTVAQVEGISAALADGPSSFVSLFAGRIADSGRDPLPIVREALTVLAAHPLQELIWASPRELLNVVQADALGVHIITATNDILSKLSLLGKDLDAFSLDTVRMFYEDARSCGFEL, encoded by the coding sequence GTGAAGGCCGAGGATCTGCGCGTCAAGATTTTCGCCGACGGCGCCGACAAGGCCGGCATGCTCGAGATGTATCGCAATCCGCTCGTCAAGGGCTTTACGACGAATCCGACGCTCATGCGCAAAGCGGGCGTGAAAGATTTCGAAGCGTTCGCGCGGGACGTTCTCGACGCGATCCCGGATAGGCCGATCTCCTTCGAAGTCTTTTCTGACGACTTCGATGAGATGGAACGGCAGGCGCGGACGATCGCGCGCTGGGGCTCCAACGTCTACGTGAAGATTCCCGTGACCGATACGCGCGCCGGCAGCAGCGTTCCGCTCGTGCGCAAGCTAGCCGCGGCGGGTATCAAATTGAACGTCACCGCGCTCATGACGGTGGCGCAAGTCGAGGGCATCAGCGCGGCGCTAGCCGACGGGCCGAGCTCGTTCGTCTCGCTCTTCGCCGGCAGAATCGCCGATAGCGGACGCGATCCGCTACCGATCGTGCGCGAAGCGTTGACGGTGCTTGCGGCTCACCCGCTGCAGGAGTTGATCTGGGCTAGTCCGCGCGAGCTCCTCAACGTCGTCCAGGCCGATGCCTTGGGCGTCCATATTATTACCGCAACCAACGACATTCTTTCGAAGCTGTCGCTGCTCGGGAAAGATCTCGACGCGTTTTCGCTCGACACGGTGCGAATGTTTTACGAAGATGCGCGCTCGTGCGGCTTCGAGTTATAA
- a CDS encoding nucleotide sugar dehydrogenase → MSLNPTDVQYDVCVIGGCGHVGLPLSIAFALRGKRVAIVDTDQRAIAKIQSGEMPFVEEDGPASLRKALDSGNLSVAAGPLAITASAAIVLVVGTPIDGHLSPSFHAIDEVLEQYRSFFRDGQLIVLRSTLFPGTSQRVLRWAQSAGLKLHVATCPERIAQGYALRELCELPQIVASSSPEGLAAAKELFSTLTDDIVVLEPIEAELAKLYNNAWRYIKFAAANQFYMIANEFGVDFDRVYNGVTHRYPRGADLPRPGFSSGPCLFKDTMQLSAFANNQFFLGHAAMLVNEGLPNYLVRRIREKWDLNEMTIGILGMSFKAEIDDVRDSLSLKLRDILETECKGVICSDPFVKIPGMVSTQEAIDRSDLVILAIPHKAYSKIEPNGKPFVDLWNVLGQGRSI, encoded by the coding sequence TTGTCCCTGAACCCAACGGACGTTCAATACGACGTCTGCGTCATCGGTGGTTGCGGCCACGTTGGTTTGCCGCTATCTATTGCTTTTGCGCTCCGCGGCAAGCGCGTCGCGATCGTCGACACCGACCAGCGAGCCATAGCGAAGATCCAAAGCGGCGAGATGCCGTTCGTCGAGGAGGACGGTCCCGCTTCCCTTCGCAAGGCGCTCGACTCCGGAAACCTCTCCGTTGCCGCCGGGCCGCTGGCAATCACCGCGAGTGCCGCCATCGTTCTCGTCGTGGGCACGCCCATCGACGGTCATCTGTCGCCCTCGTTTCACGCCATCGACGAGGTGCTCGAGCAGTATCGCTCGTTCTTCCGCGACGGACAACTGATCGTACTGCGAAGCACGTTATTTCCCGGTACGTCGCAACGCGTGCTGCGTTGGGCGCAATCCGCCGGTCTGAAGCTCCACGTCGCTACCTGCCCCGAACGCATCGCTCAAGGATATGCGTTACGCGAGCTGTGCGAGCTGCCGCAGATCGTCGCATCGTCTTCCCCCGAAGGCTTGGCCGCGGCCAAGGAACTCTTCTCGACCTTGACCGACGATATCGTCGTTCTCGAGCCGATCGAAGCCGAGCTCGCAAAGCTCTATAACAACGCTTGGCGTTACATCAAGTTTGCCGCGGCGAATCAGTTCTACATGATCGCTAACGAGTTCGGTGTGGATTTCGATCGGGTGTATAACGGCGTGACGCACCGCTATCCGCGCGGCGCCGATCTTCCGCGGCCGGGCTTTTCGTCGGGTCCGTGTTTGTTCAAGGACACGATGCAGCTGTCCGCGTTTGCTAACAACCAGTTCTTTCTCGGCCATGCCGCGATGCTGGTCAACGAGGGCCTGCCGAACTACCTGGTGCGGCGAATTCGGGAAAAATGGGATTTGAACGAGATGACGATCGGCATTCTCGGCATGTCGTTCAAAGCGGAGATCGACGACGTTCGAGATTCGCTATCCCTCAAGCTGCGCGACATCCTCGAAACCGAATGTAAGGGCGTGATCTGCTCGGACCCGTTCGTGAAGATTCCGGGAATGGTCTCGACGCAAGAGGCGATCGACCGCTCCGATCTCGTGATCCTGGCGATTCCTCATAAGGCCTATTCGAAGATCGAGCCCAACGGGAAACCGTTCGTCGATCTTTGGAACGTCTTGGGCCAAGGCCGCAGCATTTGA
- a CDS encoding SIS domain-containing protein: MKPFFAKYFEEARSVIDAIDAEAAERIALELAAVRERNGRLFVLGVGGSAGNASHAVNDFRKICGIEAYAPTDNVSELTARANDDGWPTVFAEWLKVSRLSEKDALLVFSVGGGDAARNVSPNIGPALELAKRVGARILGIVGRDGGDTARSADACLILPTVNAERVTPHAEAFQAVVWHGLVSHPALKRDRTKWESIQ; the protein is encoded by the coding sequence ATGAAGCCGTTTTTTGCAAAATATTTCGAGGAAGCGCGTTCCGTTATCGATGCGATCGACGCAGAGGCGGCCGAGCGGATTGCGCTCGAGCTGGCTGCGGTGCGCGAGCGAAACGGACGGTTGTTCGTGTTGGGCGTCGGGGGAAGTGCCGGAAACGCGTCGCACGCCGTCAACGATTTTCGCAAGATTTGCGGCATCGAAGCGTACGCACCGACCGACAACGTATCCGAACTGACCGCGCGCGCCAACGACGACGGCTGGCCGACGGTATTCGCCGAGTGGCTCAAAGTCAGTCGATTGTCGGAGAAGGACGCACTGCTCGTTTTTTCGGTCGGCGGCGGCGACGCGGCGCGCAACGTCAGCCCGAACATCGGCCCGGCGCTCGAGCTGGCAAAGCGCGTCGGCGCGCGCATCTTGGGAATCGTCGGACGCGACGGCGGCGATACCGCCCGGTCGGCCGACGCGTGTCTGATTCTGCCGACCGTGAACGCGGAACGCGTGACCCCGCACGCCGAAGCCTTTCAAGCGGTCGTGTGGCACGGTTTGGTATCGCATCCGGCACTCAAACGGGATCGAACGAAGTGGGAGTCGATCCAGTAA
- a CDS encoding glycosyltransferase, with the protein MDSRADSPGRDVAGLLSVVVPVRDEAQNVQPLFEALARDVRSNAEFLLVFDTDDDPTVAQARLRAGELPGPLRLIKNDLGRGPANALRAGFNAARGDAVVVVMADLSDELTIVDAMLERLRAGCDLVVGSRYMRGGKQIGGPVLKRTLSRLAGASLFLWGLPTHDATNAFKMYRASLLRAIPIQGGGGFEISMEMTIKAWLAGANICEMPATWTDRVAGKSKFRLMKWLPKYLHWYFYALRGRLSRTKR; encoded by the coding sequence GTGGATTCGAGAGCAGATTCGCCTGGGCGCGATGTAGCCGGCCTTCTGAGCGTCGTCGTTCCCGTGCGCGACGAAGCCCAGAACGTGCAGCCGCTCTTCGAAGCGCTCGCTCGCGACGTTCGCAGTAACGCCGAGTTTCTTCTCGTCTTCGATACCGACGACGACCCGACGGTCGCGCAGGCGCGCCTTCGAGCGGGCGAGCTTCCGGGTCCGCTCCGGCTGATCAAGAACGACCTCGGTCGTGGGCCCGCAAACGCTCTTCGCGCCGGTTTCAACGCCGCTCGCGGAGATGCGGTCGTCGTCGTCATGGCCGATCTCTCCGACGAGCTCACGATCGTCGACGCAATGCTCGAACGCCTTCGCGCCGGCTGCGACCTCGTCGTTGGTTCGCGCTACATGCGCGGCGGAAAACAGATCGGCGGCCCGGTACTCAAACGAACGCTTTCGCGGCTGGCGGGCGCATCGCTCTTCTTGTGGGGGCTGCCTACGCACGACGCGACGAATGCGTTCAAAATGTATCGCGCGAGCCTGCTGCGCGCGATCCCGATCCAAGGCGGGGGCGGCTTCGAGATCAGCATGGAGATGACGATCAAGGCGTGGCTGGCCGGCGCGAACATCTGCGAGATGCCTGCAACGTGGACCGACCGCGTTGCCGGAAAGTCGAAGTTTCGGCTGATGAAATGGCTCCCGAAGTATCTGCACTGGTACTTCTACGCTTTGCGCGGACGGCTGTCCCGAACGAAACGATAG
- a CDS encoding HAD-IIIA family hydrolase, whose product MGVDPVKRAVFFDRDGVLNEARLRNGNPHPPSSVRELVIAAPAREAVDRVRGAGFYAIAVTNQPDVARGTATTECVEEINAAVASTLALDGVYTCFHDDADRCECRKPKPGLLQIAARERGISLPESYVVGDRVKDVECGRAAGCTTVFIDFGYAETPSHVEADVIVRSLSEAVDAILTREYRP is encoded by the coding sequence GTGGGAGTCGATCCAGTAAAGCGGGCGGTTTTTTTCGACCGCGACGGCGTGCTCAACGAAGCCCGATTGCGCAACGGCAATCCGCATCCGCCGTCGTCGGTGCGGGAGCTCGTCATCGCGGCGCCCGCGCGGGAGGCGGTCGATCGCGTTCGCGGCGCTGGATTCTACGCAATCGCGGTGACCAACCAACCCGACGTCGCGCGCGGAACGGCGACGACCGAGTGCGTCGAGGAAATCAACGCTGCCGTCGCTTCGACCCTGGCGCTCGACGGCGTGTACACCTGCTTCCACGACGATGCGGATCGCTGCGAGTGCCGCAAGCCTAAGCCGGGTCTCTTGCAGATCGCGGCGCGCGAGCGCGGTATCTCGTTACCGGAAAGCTACGTCGTGGGCGACCGCGTCAAAGACGTCGAATGCGGCCGCGCCGCCGGGTGTACCACCGTGTTCATCGATTTCGGCTATGCCGAAACTCCGTCGCACGTGGAAGCCGACGTGATCGTCCGCTCGTTGTCCGAAGCGGTCGACGCGATTCTGACGCGCGAGTATCGCCCGTGA